A genomic window from Fibrobacterota bacterium includes:
- a CDS encoding iron-containing alcohol dehydrogenase, which yields MVSWEIAIPRRVVFGVGKALVCVPEILAMGGRIALVTGSDPRRARWISQALEDLGGQVLTLTCPGEPSLDVLRERLAEARKARVDVVVGIGGGSALDLAKAIAALVPGVEDPMEHLEVVGGGRTIAHAGLPCVTIPTTSGTGAEATRNAVISAAGVKASLRGPQLMPVLAVVDPTLTLGLPSQTTAFTGLDALTQLIEPLVSRFATTFSDSLCREGIPRSVRSLPKAIQDGSDLQARTDLAEASLFSGMALANSKLGAVHGLAAPLGGRLGAPHGELCARLLVPVWKANTKALSDRPEGLARYREVAKLLCGHAEASLEDGLAVLKSLSALAGNRGLSHWGMTRADIPAMREAGLRASSMKGNPVDLLPAEIDAILEEAM from the coding sequence CTGGTGAGCTGGGAAATCGCCATTCCGCGCCGCGTCGTGTTCGGGGTGGGAAAGGCCTTGGTCTGCGTGCCCGAGATCCTGGCCATGGGCGGCCGCATCGCGCTGGTGACCGGAAGCGACCCGCGCCGCGCCCGCTGGATTTCGCAGGCTCTGGAAGACCTGGGCGGACAAGTTCTGACATTGACATGCCCCGGCGAACCGTCGCTGGACGTATTGCGCGAACGTCTCGCAGAGGCCCGCAAAGCCCGCGTGGACGTCGTGGTGGGTATCGGCGGCGGAAGCGCCCTGGACCTGGCCAAGGCCATCGCCGCCCTCGTGCCGGGTGTCGAAGACCCTATGGAACACCTGGAGGTCGTGGGAGGCGGGCGAACCATCGCGCATGCCGGACTTCCCTGCGTGACCATCCCCACCACTTCGGGGACCGGCGCGGAGGCCACCCGCAACGCGGTGATCTCCGCCGCAGGCGTGAAGGCGAGCCTGCGCGGGCCGCAGCTGATGCCGGTGTTGGCCGTCGTGGATCCCACGCTCACGCTTGGGCTTCCCAGCCAAACCACCGCGTTCACGGGACTGGACGCGCTCACCCAGCTGATCGAACCTTTGGTGTCGCGGTTTGCCACGACATTTTCCGACTCGTTGTGCCGGGAGGGCATCCCCCGCTCCGTTCGGTCCCTGCCAAAAGCCATCCAGGATGGATCGGACCTGCAAGCACGCACCGACCTCGCCGAGGCGAGCCTGTTTTCCGGCATGGCCCTGGCCAATTCCAAGCTCGGCGCCGTGCACGGACTTGCGGCCCCGTTGGGCGGAAGGCTGGGGGCACCACACGGCGAGCTTTGCGCCCGCTTGCTGGTTCCCGTCTGGAAAGCCAATACCAAGGCGCTCTCCGATCGCCCCGAGGGATTGGCCCGCTACCGCGAGGTCGCGAAGCTCCTGTGCGGCCATGCGGAAGCCAGCCTGGAGGATGGGCTGGCCGTACTGAAATCGCTTTCCGCCCTGGCGGGAAATCGCGGCCTCTCGCACTGGGGCATGACCCGCGCCGACATCCCCGCCATGCGCGAGGCGGGATTGCGCGCCAGCTCCATGAAGGGGAATCCGGTGGACCTACTCCCGGCAGAAATTGACGCCATCCTGGAAGAGGCGATGTAG
- a CDS encoding hemerythrin family protein, which yields MNMREWGRWVMQTACSWNDLSPVIRACGLDAVDTDHRRMIEYALEVNSLIETMKKPQLSMETIQREGRFLTEFFDYTAGHFRREESILAQYRLPRIEIHRAQHAEILDMMEGVIHQFEAGQINVAKSLKVSIMEWVVSHVNEVDYETFKVENWSWLLASAKSWDDLSVFIRQMGIDDIDQQHKHLTVNSLEVCHILENMSGQSAPPEVILPFFADLKEQIATHFAYEETFMHRQGIQGLADHRGKHRGFIDQFDSFESELRQSGCVDPTKFARAILSWWVNHINEIDYATFCKNSWQFSSLERAQTAEQVAGIIRSTGVPQFDEEHRELVELTISLGATRESHKDSSDILTLLLAAAQRHFHHEEAFLESLGHPGLTNHRIEHGRLLAALGNHAAHFKVGRIGAIDDLRVRMLDWIVTHTNGYDYETFVRSGLVNTEARP from the coding sequence ATGAACATGCGGGAATGGGGACGATGGGTCATGCAGACGGCGTGCAGCTGGAACGATCTGTCGCCGGTCATCCGGGCTTGCGGCCTGGATGCGGTGGACACCGACCATCGCCGGATGATCGAATACGCGTTGGAAGTCAATTCGCTGATCGAGACGATGAAGAAGCCCCAGCTGTCCATGGAGACCATCCAGCGGGAAGGACGGTTTCTGACGGAGTTCTTCGACTACACCGCCGGGCACTTCCGACGCGAGGAGTCCATCCTGGCCCAGTACCGACTGCCCAGGATCGAGATCCACCGCGCCCAGCACGCCGAGATCCTGGACATGATGGAGGGCGTCATCCACCAGTTCGAAGCAGGACAGATCAACGTCGCCAAGTCGTTGAAGGTCTCGATCATGGAATGGGTGGTCAGCCACGTCAACGAAGTGGACTACGAGACCTTCAAGGTGGAGAACTGGTCCTGGCTGCTGGCCTCGGCCAAATCGTGGGACGATCTTTCCGTGTTCATCCGGCAGATGGGAATCGACGATATCGATCAGCAGCACAAGCACCTGACGGTGAACTCCCTGGAGGTCTGCCACATCCTGGAGAACATGAGCGGACAATCCGCCCCACCGGAGGTGATATTGCCGTTTTTCGCCGACCTGAAGGAGCAGATCGCCACCCACTTCGCCTACGAGGAAACCTTCATGCACCGCCAAGGGATCCAGGGCCTGGCCGACCATCGCGGAAAGCACAGGGGGTTCATCGATCAATTCGACAGTTTCGAGTCCGAACTGCGCCAATCCGGATGTGTGGACCCCACGAAGTTCGCTCGAGCCATCCTCTCCTGGTGGGTCAACCACATCAACGAAATCGACTACGCCACCTTCTGCAAGAACTCCTGGCAGTTTTCGTCGTTGGAGCGCGCCCAGACCGCCGAACAGGTGGCGGGAATCATCCGCAGCACCGGGGTTCCCCAGTTCGACGAGGAGCATCGGGAGCTGGTGGAATTGACGATCTCGCTTGGTGCCACGCGCGAATCCCACAAGGATTCCTCCGATATCCTGACCCTGCTTCTCGCCGCCGCGCAACGACACTTCCACCACGAAGAGGCGTTCCTGGAAAGTTTGGGACATCCCGGCCTGACCAACCACCGCATCGAACACGGCCGTCTCCTCGCCGCGCTCGGCAACCATGCGGCCCACTTCAAGGTCGGTCGCATCGGAGCCATCGACGATCTGCGTGTGCGAATGCTCGACTGGATCGTCACCCACACCAACGGCTACGACTACGAGACGTTCGTGCGATCCGGGCTCGTGAACACGGAGGCCAGACCGTGA
- a CDS encoding ATP-binding cassette domain-containing protein, with translation MKNRLSLIATLRALPYFTQNMVELSLASIGINLLALALPLTLLQVYDRIIPNHAHATLLWISAGCAVAMVLESLLRIARAFTGSWLAARLEHTVGTGSVAHFLSARLELVEGTPAGELLERLNASGILRHFYSGQLFQILLDIPFVILYLLAVFLIAGPLVLWAVFVIAAFLAVTLWMRKKFELVSEGAQKAKENRQSFLIEVLGGMHTVRAQTFEEKLLRHYEAYQQDVSIAGYRSDRWANFPRLAGTIASQSMMFGTMVIGGFAVIHQDLTMGGLVACTMLAGRAMGPIQSSAGFFIHFAEARSARDHLEKIEALEKEAPPEAPSFPTEIEGQLELRDVRFSFPGGPEIFQGISYRFPANSLTVISASTGTGASSLLCCMMGLLTPKGGNVFVDGYDIHLWERTRLWGRIEYLPAQAALFSGTILDNIARFDPTLRQIAQDAASMVGLDALVAALPRGYDTPLDRLSSDRMSSGFVQRLALARALVVRPRILLCDRVDAAMDEETRSMFSEIVSQLHGGCTIVMVTENEYFQRMADQRAMLLDGRLVTANPARENR, from the coding sequence GTGAAGAATCGACTCTCGCTGATCGCCACGCTGAGGGCCCTCCCCTACTTCACCCAGAACATGGTCGAGCTGTCCCTCGCTTCGATCGGCATCAATCTGTTGGCATTGGCGCTCCCGCTGACCTTGCTGCAGGTGTACGACCGCATCATTCCCAACCACGCCCACGCGACGCTGTTGTGGATCTCCGCGGGATGCGCCGTGGCCATGGTCCTGGAATCATTGCTGCGCATCGCGCGGGCCTTCACGGGCAGCTGGCTGGCCGCCCGGCTGGAACACACCGTGGGCACCGGAAGCGTTGCGCATTTTCTGTCCGCACGGCTGGAGCTCGTCGAAGGAACCCCGGCGGGAGAACTGCTGGAGCGCTTGAACGCATCCGGAATCCTTCGCCACTTCTATTCCGGCCAGCTCTTCCAGATCCTGCTGGACATTCCTTTCGTGATCCTCTACCTCCTGGCGGTCTTCCTGATCGCCGGGCCCCTGGTCCTCTGGGCTGTCTTCGTGATCGCGGCTTTCCTTGCCGTGACTCTTTGGATGCGCAAGAAGTTCGAACTGGTCAGCGAAGGAGCCCAAAAAGCGAAGGAAAACCGCCAAAGCTTCCTCATCGAGGTGCTGGGCGGCATGCATACGGTGAGAGCCCAGACCTTCGAAGAAAAACTCTTGCGACACTACGAAGCATACCAACAAGACGTTTCCATCGCGGGGTACCGTTCGGATCGTTGGGCGAACTTCCCCCGACTGGCCGGAACCATCGCGTCCCAATCGATGATGTTCGGAACGATGGTGATCGGCGGATTCGCCGTCATCCATCAGGATCTGACCATGGGCGGGCTGGTCGCCTGCACGATGCTCGCGGGAAGGGCCATGGGGCCCATCCAGAGTTCGGCTGGATTTTTCATCCACTTCGCCGAGGCGCGATCGGCTCGGGACCATCTGGAAAAGATCGAAGCGCTCGAGAAGGAAGCCCCGCCGGAAGCTCCGTCGTTTCCCACCGAGATCGAAGGCCAGCTGGAACTTCGCGATGTGCGGTTTTCCTTTCCGGGGGGACCGGAGATCTTCCAGGGGATCAGCTACCGTTTCCCCGCGAATTCGCTCACCGTGATTTCCGCATCGACCGGAACGGGAGCATCCTCCCTGCTTTGCTGCATGATGGGATTGCTCACTCCCAAGGGCGGCAACGTGTTTGTGGATGGCTACGACATCCATCTTTGGGAACGTACCCGGCTTTGGGGGCGCATCGAATACCTCCCCGCCCAAGCAGCCCTCTTTTCAGGGACAATTCTCGACAACATCGCCCGCTTCGATCCCACCCTGCGCCAGATCGCGCAGGATGCGGCCAGCATGGTGGGCCTGGACGCCTTGGTGGCGGCCTTGCCACGTGGATACGACACGCCCTTGGACCGACTCTCCAGCGATCGGATGTCCAGCGGATTCGTACAGAGATTGGCCTTGGCACGGGCTCTGGTCGTGCGACCTCGAATCCTCCTGTGCGACCGGGTGGATGCGGCCATGGACGAGGAAACCCGCTCGATGTTCTCCGAGATCGTTTCCCAACTCCACGGTGGCTGCACCATCGTGATGGTGACAGAAAACGAATACTTCCAGCGCATGGCCGACCAGCGGGCCATGCTCCTGGACGGCCGATTGGTGACCGCGAACCCGGCGAGGGAAAACCGATGA
- a CDS encoding DUF4405 domain-containing protein yields MNVRSFATPLTIAAFLSVGITGICMLLDYKGGFVENLHELSGILMLTASVLHLWVNKAMLLKHVQSKVGAALAILSLVVLIIALLPLGGKSSEGKGTASRQLMEVATRADLKGVAILARKSPSVAVTELRAKGLVVESENLTIEELARRNKRSTSEVLSLVLPAATEGDDEHDEHEDDD; encoded by the coding sequence ATGAATGTCCGTTCCTTCGCCACTCCTCTCACCATCGCCGCATTCCTGAGCGTTGGAATCACCGGCATCTGCATGTTGCTCGATTACAAGGGAGGTTTCGTGGAAAATCTCCACGAGCTCTCCGGGATCCTCATGCTCACCGCCTCCGTGCTGCATCTGTGGGTGAACAAGGCGATGCTCCTCAAGCATGTGCAATCCAAGGTCGGGGCGGCGCTGGCGATTCTTTCCCTCGTTGTCCTGATCATTGCATTGCTCCCCTTGGGAGGGAAATCTTCAGAAGGCAAAGGAACGGCAAGCCGCCAACTGATGGAAGTGGCGACTCGCGCCGACCTGAAGGGTGTCGCGATCCTGGCACGCAAGAGTCCGTCGGTTGCCGTGACGGAATTGCGGGCCAAGGGACTGGTGGTGGAATCTGAAAACCTCACCATCGAGGAGTTGGCGCGGCGCAACAAACGGTCCACCTCCGAAGTTCTGTCCCTGGTCCTTCCCGCAGCGACGGAAGGTGATGACGAGCACGACGAGCACGAAGACGACGATTGA
- a CDS encoding TolC family protein produces the protein MRKTISSVLALACCGMAKPLATMREAVAQALRNAPEVQEYHATYDAAKARRSSAWGAALPSAELFGSHTEQFHGSGITPGTPLSRTNQAGLTASIPLVQPEGWLRARAASQTLEAASIERRSRLANLAYNTSVAWIEFVGIQHRLALAQARTASSLRSFEGVRMRTAAGDLTQIDLRQAQSSVLSSKAAETSLRGDSLKASEAIYLLCGEYPQSQVEFPDSLLSLSVGSQNLLETASIKTARLLSESAASGEFAARLGVLPTLHFLWSTSYALDNSTSERPWDHRGELRLSVGIPPSPGAIGSARAAMRIADSRYRAALRIGASRLRMALHVYEQSKTALALHLADSAAVSDVATGRETAFAAGSNTISEFLSAQKELYATCDNLWQARTSLSVAGLTLLKENEELDRFLGIGDHP, from the coding sequence ATGCGCAAAACAATTTCCTCCGTCCTGGCGCTGGCTTGTTGCGGGATGGCCAAGCCTTTGGCCACCATGCGGGAGGCGGTCGCGCAAGCTCTGCGAAATGCCCCCGAGGTCCAGGAATACCATGCCACCTACGACGCCGCGAAGGCTCGCAGGTCTTCGGCTTGGGGCGCCGCACTGCCTTCCGCGGAACTGTTCGGCTCCCACACGGAACAGTTCCATGGATCCGGCATCACGCCCGGCACACCTCTTTCCCGAACCAACCAGGCAGGCTTGACCGCATCCATTCCATTGGTCCAGCCAGAGGGGTGGCTTCGTGCGAGGGCAGCCTCACAAACCCTGGAGGCAGCCTCGATCGAACGCCGAAGTCGTCTAGCCAATCTGGCCTACAACACGTCGGTCGCCTGGATCGAGTTCGTGGGCATCCAACATCGCCTAGCCCTCGCCCAGGCCAGGACCGCCTCATCGCTGCGGAGCTTCGAGGGAGTCCGCATGAGGACCGCAGCGGGCGATCTGACCCAGATCGACTTGAGACAAGCGCAATCCTCCGTCCTTTCCTCGAAGGCGGCGGAAACCTCGTTGCGCGGGGATTCCTTGAAGGCATCCGAAGCGATCTACCTCCTGTGCGGGGAATACCCGCAATCCCAGGTAGAGTTTCCCGACTCCCTGTTGTCGTTGTCGGTTGGATCGCAAAATCTCCTCGAAACCGCCTCGATCAAGACCGCGCGTCTGTTGAGCGAAAGTGCCGCCAGCGGCGAATTCGCCGCACGGCTGGGAGTCCTCCCGACCCTCCACTTCCTTTGGTCGACCTCCTATGCGCTGGACAATTCGACCTCCGAACGGCCCTGGGATCACCGCGGAGAACTGCGGCTTTCCGTTGGGATCCCTCCCTCGCCGGGCGCGATCGGATCCGCCCGCGCAGCCATGCGAATCGCCGACAGCCGCTACCGGGCAGCCTTGCGAATCGGCGCCTCCCGCCTGCGGATGGCCCTGCATGTCTACGAGCAGAGCAAGACGGCCTTGGCGCTGCATCTGGCTGATTCCGCGGCGGTCTCGGATGTGGCGACCGGCCGTGAAACGGCCTTCGCGGCGGGATCGAACACCATCTCCGAATTCCTTTCCGCCCAGAAGGAACTCTACGCCACCTGCGACAATTTGTGGCAGGCACGAACAAGCCTTTCGGTCGCGGGGCTCACCCTCCTGAAGGAGAACGAGGAGTTGGATCGATTCCTGGGGATCGGAGATCACCCGTGA